Proteins encoded within one genomic window of Theobroma cacao cultivar B97-61/B2 chromosome 7, Criollo_cocoa_genome_V2, whole genome shotgun sequence:
- the LOC108662680 gene encoding probable terpene synthase 9: MEAKGIERRSAGNLPTVWDGELVKSFTTPYSFESHGTRLEELKQGGRDLLATMKEPRDQLDLINTLQRLGVAYHFEKDIKDILAKLVDANIATDLYTVALQFRLTRQNGFFISTDVFNKFMERDGKFMDSLREDVFGLLSLYEASHLGMPEEDVFDEALNFSTKHLLVLRKKMDGNKAEQIQQSLEYPLHWRMPWTEARDFIAIYQYDAKMNSVLLELAKLNFNIMQSVYLKELQELVEWWEDLNYKERLPFARDRLLESYFWTMGSCPPGPQFSRYRRNLAKFASMVTALDDIFDVYGSLDELEKYTDAVNRWDLNKAMEELPEYMKVSFSAMYNHVSEMVQDALKDNGMDISPYIKEQWSCYVRGYLKEARWFHSGYTPTADEYLENASVSIAISISIVYGVFGVAGHSINEYLSEFVEHWSASDLVRLPAYIIRLIDDLNTAEIEMKRGESMNFIHFYMTQEGVSEEEARDHVKALIRNLWKKLNKVIVKDSLRAPDIVKVAVEMTRCTHRIYQYGDWFGIQSKENQDCVKSILEPIPMEQRDQALLK, translated from the exons atggaAGCAAAAGGTATTGAACGGCGATCAGCAGGTAACCTTCCTACTGTTTGGGATGGTGAACTCGTCAAGTCCTTTACCACACCCTACTCA TTCGAGAGCCATGGCACTCGTCTTGAGGAACTTAAGCAAGGTGGTAGGGATTTACTTGCTACCATGAAGGAACCACGTGACCAACTGGATCTGATCAACACACTGCAACGCTTAGGAGTGGCTTACCACTTTGAAAAGGATATCAAGGACATTCTTGCTAAACTTGTTGATGCTAACATTGCCACTGATCTTTACACTGTTGCCTTGCAATTTAGACTAACACGTCAAAATGGTTTCTTCATTAGTACAG ATGTGTTTAATAAGTTCATGGAGAGAGATGGAAAATTCATGGACAGCTTACGGGAAGATGTTTTTGGGCTGTTGAGTTTATACGAAGCTTCGCACCTTGGGATGCCAGAAGAAGATGTTTTTGACGAGGCCCTGAATTTTAGTACAAAACATCTGTTAGTGTTAAGAAAGAAGATGGATGGAAATAAAGCTGAGCAAATACAACAATCACTGGAATATCCACTGCACTGGAGGATGCCCTGGACAGAAGCACGAGATTTCATTGCTATCTACCAATATGATGCTAAGATGAATTCGGTTTTGCTCGAGCTTGCCAAGTTGAACTTCAATATCATGCAATCTGTTTATCTGAAGGAGCTGCAGGAACTAGTGGA GTGGTGGGAGGACTTGAACTATAAGGAAAGGCTACCTTTTGCTCGGGATAGGCTACTTGAGTCTTATTTTTGGACAATGGGGAGTTGCCCTCCGGGGCCCCAATTCTCCAGATATAGGAGGAACCTCGCGAAATTCGCATCCATGGTAACAGCCTTAGATGACATATTTGACGTATATGGCTCACTCGATGAGCTTGAGAAGTACACGGATGCAGTAAATAG ATGGGATCTTAATAAGGCAATGGAGGAACTTCCAGAGTACATGAAAGTATCCTTCTCAGCGATGTACAACCATGTTAGTGAAATGGTCCAAGATGCCTTGAAAGATAATGGCATGGATATTTCACCCTATATTAAGGAACAG TGGTCTTGTTATGTTAGAGGATATCTCAAAGAAGCACGATGGTTTCACAGTGGATACACTCCAACGGCGGATGAATATCTTGAGAATGCTTCGGTCTCGATTGCTATATCTATATCCATTGTCTATGGCGTTTTTGGTGTGGCAGGACACTCTATAAACGAATATTTGTCAGAATTTGTGGAGCATTGGTCTGCCTCTGACTTAGTTAGGTTGCCTGCCTACATTATTCGACTCATTGATGATTTAAACACTGCCGAG ATTGAAATGAAAAGGGGAGAATCAAtgaatttcatccatttttaCATGACCCAAGAAGGTGTTTCGGAAGAAGAAGCACGTGATCATGTCAAAGCCTTGATAAGAAATTTGTggaaaaaattgaacaaagtAATAGTTAAAGATTCTCTTCGAGCACCCGACATTGTGAAAGTTGCTGTCGAAATGACACGATGTACTCATCGGATCTACCAATATGGCGATTGGTTTGGCAttcaaagcaaagaaaatCAAGATTGTGTCAAGTCAATCCTTGAGCCCATTCCGATGGAGCAACGTGATCAAGCTTTACTGAAATAA